In Rubrivirga marina, the following are encoded in one genomic region:
- a CDS encoding glucoamylase family protein has translation MSRLLALLAVLLTAGAVHAQTATAVFDEDDTPGDGAYAASDGGAVGNATLDLADGRLPIASSGAVSGADYGVLTYAHGDGGGWSLLVGAPGFPALDLTEADSVVVFLNGPVGVPGVALPRLALQDADGDRTVGVSLDFGTRVGFAPNESGFLDGSATDLMVSVSYVESLPAEVARPGYPESIRLTFADEVVATSTASIGFPALPARFTVATEAGLELAFRFVDTDGDGTLSTDGEYVEVLTEDPATGSLRQTWRIEAQNDPASPPATGDAYRLGVFNGGVDGDPGTWQRRAVAVKDFGPLGAVDAARIAGVVFENTEATTSERTLWIDAISALVYDGDPEGPAPPTAIVAETGDRSVRLSWTPADGSLGVVVFRQPAAGGPYERVTPTPVRFDHWFDLGVDNGEAVRYVLRSTASGGIGSRIQGPDSGPVEAAAEAGAPDVYIEDTARRAFDFFWEEANPANGLVKDRSTEGSASSIAAVGFGLSAITVAIDRGWITREEGVERTLNTLDFFATCSQGDQSTGVCGYRGFFYHFLDMQTGLRRGTTELSTIDTALLLGGVLHAAQYYDGDGAEADIRARADQIWRRVEWDWAANRPPLVALGWKPEEGFAICNGGLCDWTGYNEAMILYVLGLGSPTHPLPDDAWDAWTAGYAGQWQTHYGYEFLTFPPLFGHQYSHVWIDFRHMQDDYMRGRGITYFENSRRATLASRAYAIANPGNFPNYSAEEWGLTASDDPFGYRAHGAPPAQSDNGTITPTAAGGSYAFTPDLSREALRTFYARYTNGLWGDYGLKDAYNVEEGWFASDYLGIDQGPIVLMIENERTGAIWESFMTHPDVRAGLERAGFDVPAVAEEPEPGTEAATLNRPAPNPTAGSVRLGVSLAEAGPARLTVHDALGRRVAVVADGPLAAGAHALSWDASAVASGVYVVRLEAAGLVRTRTVVVTR, from the coding sequence AGCGGCGCCGTCAGCGGGGCGGACTACGGCGTCCTCACCTACGCGCATGGCGACGGCGGCGGCTGGTCGCTCCTCGTCGGCGCCCCCGGCTTCCCGGCCCTCGACCTCACCGAGGCGGACAGTGTCGTCGTTTTCCTCAACGGCCCGGTCGGCGTGCCGGGCGTGGCGCTTCCGCGGCTCGCGCTCCAGGACGCCGACGGCGACCGGACGGTCGGCGTGTCGCTCGACTTCGGCACGCGCGTGGGCTTCGCCCCCAACGAGAGCGGGTTCCTCGACGGCTCGGCGACCGACCTCATGGTGTCCGTGAGCTACGTCGAGTCGCTCCCGGCCGAGGTCGCGCGGCCCGGCTACCCCGAGTCGATCCGCCTCACGTTCGCCGACGAGGTCGTGGCGACCTCGACCGCCTCGATCGGCTTCCCGGCGCTCCCGGCCCGGTTCACCGTCGCCACGGAGGCGGGCCTGGAGCTCGCGTTTCGGTTCGTGGACACCGACGGGGACGGGACGCTCAGCACCGACGGCGAGTACGTCGAGGTGCTGACGGAGGACCCGGCGACGGGCTCGCTCCGACAGACGTGGCGCATCGAGGCGCAGAACGACCCGGCGTCGCCGCCCGCCACGGGCGACGCGTACCGCCTCGGCGTGTTCAACGGCGGCGTCGACGGCGATCCTGGGACGTGGCAGCGCCGGGCCGTCGCCGTCAAGGACTTCGGGCCCCTCGGCGCCGTCGACGCGGCCCGGATCGCGGGCGTCGTGTTCGAGAACACCGAGGCGACGACGAGCGAGCGGACGCTCTGGATCGACGCGATCTCGGCGCTCGTCTACGATGGCGACCCCGAAGGCCCGGCCCCGCCGACGGCGATCGTGGCGGAAACGGGCGACCGCTCGGTCCGCCTGAGCTGGACGCCGGCGGACGGCTCGCTCGGCGTCGTCGTGTTCCGCCAGCCGGCGGCCGGCGGCCCCTACGAGCGCGTCACGCCGACGCCCGTCCGCTTCGACCACTGGTTCGACCTCGGCGTCGACAACGGCGAGGCCGTCCGCTACGTCTTGCGATCGACGGCCTCCGGTGGCATCGGCTCGCGGATCCAGGGGCCGGACTCCGGCCCGGTCGAGGCCGCGGCCGAGGCGGGCGCGCCCGACGTCTACATCGAGGACACGGCGCGGCGCGCGTTCGACTTCTTCTGGGAAGAGGCGAACCCGGCGAACGGGCTCGTCAAGGACCGGAGCACCGAGGGCTCGGCCTCGTCGATCGCGGCCGTCGGGTTCGGGCTTTCGGCCATCACGGTCGCGATCGACCGCGGCTGGATCACGCGCGAGGAGGGCGTCGAGCGGACGCTGAACACGCTCGACTTTTTCGCGACGTGCTCGCAGGGCGACCAGAGCACAGGTGTCTGCGGCTACCGCGGGTTCTTCTACCACTTCCTCGACATGCAGACGGGGCTCCGCCGCGGCACGACGGAGCTCTCGACCATCGACACGGCGCTCCTCCTCGGCGGCGTCCTCCACGCGGCGCAGTACTACGACGGCGACGGCGCCGAGGCCGACATCCGCGCCCGCGCCGACCAGATCTGGCGGCGCGTCGAGTGGGACTGGGCCGCCAACCGGCCGCCGCTCGTGGCGCTCGGCTGGAAGCCCGAGGAAGGGTTCGCCATCTGCAACGGCGGGCTCTGTGACTGGACTGGGTACAACGAGGCCATGATCCTCTACGTCCTCGGCCTCGGCTCGCCGACGCACCCGCTCCCCGACGACGCCTGGGACGCGTGGACCGCCGGCTACGCGGGTCAGTGGCAGACCCACTACGGCTACGAGTTCCTCACCTTCCCGCCTCTCTTCGGTCACCAGTACAGCCACGTCTGGATCGACTTCCGACACATGCAGGACGACTACATGCGGGGCCGCGGGATCACCTACTTCGAGAACTCCCGCCGCGCGACGCTGGCGTCCCGGGCCTACGCCATCGCCAACCCCGGCAACTTCCCCAACTACTCCGCCGAGGAGTGGGGGCTGACGGCCTCCGACGACCCGTTCGGCTACCGGGCCCACGGCGCGCCGCCGGCCCAGAGCGACAACGGGACCATCACGCCGACGGCCGCGGGCGGCTCCTACGCCTTCACGCCCGACCTCTCGCGCGAGGCGCTCCGCACGTTCTACGCCCGCTACACCAACGGCCTCTGGGGCGACTACGGCCTCAAGGACGCCTACAACGTCGAGGAAGGGTGGTTCGCGAGCGACTACCTCGGCATCGACCAGGGCCCGATCGTGCTCATGATCGAGAACGAGCGGACGGGCGCCATCTGGGAGTCGTTCATGACCCACCCGGACGTCCGCGCCGGGCTGGAGCGGGCCGGGTTCGACGTGCCGGCCGTGGCCGAGGAGCCCGAGCCGGGCACCGAGGCGGCCACCCTCAATCGCCCCGCCCCGAACCCGACCGCCGGCTCCGTCCGCCTCGGCGTGTCGCTCGCCGAGGCCGGCCCGGCCCGCCTGACCGTCCACGACGCGCTCGGCCGCCGCGTCGCCGTCGTCGCCGACGGGCCGCTCGCGGCCGGGGCGCACGCGCTGTCGTGGGACGCCTCGGCCGTCGCGTCCGGCGTCTACGTCGTCCGTCTGGAGGCCGCCGGCCTCGTCCGCACCCGCACCGTCGTCGTCACCCGATGA
- a CDS encoding glycoside hydrolase family 2 protein, with protein sequence MIGRALLLALLTAASASAQRTQTSLNDAWRFWNADAPGAEAPAFDDGAWDRVDLPHTWNAEDAFDDEPGYRRGAGWYRRTLRLGPSTSLRGAAEAGTPGRRFLHFEGANQVADVWVNGQDVGGHVGGYTAFVLDVTDALREGENVIAVRVDNSHNPDIPPLDADFTFYGGIYRDVWLIETDPVHIPFRGNATNAWFDTPGLAEGDTRVRARARVTNSGGIPVTVELAHRLIDPDGAEVTAWSTTHELRPGGAVLDEEWSEPVEAPRLWSPETPHVYRVETRVEVDGETRDLVTSPFGFRWVAVDGDGFMLNGERRQLHGTNRHQDVEGDGNALPDDLHRRDVRLVKETGFDFLRLAHYPQDEAVLHETDRLGLMVWEEIPVVNTITQSEAFAQNAEQRLREMIVQHYNHPSVVIWGYMNEILLRIPNPTPEGYVDDVRALAERLERGVEEVDPTRLTAMAVSFNEAEYRIADVSDIFAFNLYFGWYHDTFADLGVFMDSLHAAHPDVPLMLSEYGAGSDERVHADRPVRFDFSTEHAENFHHASFQTVRDRPWMVGSAVWNQFDFGSAGRQDTKDGINQKGLHFFDRTPKDVAFLYRAMLLDEPVIRVERDHLHRAGPRRQSVRVFTNAAELGLSLDGGPPMRGVPDDGLAVFEVELAPGANRVDVMGLWGDAMHHDTATLHYTDTGAFFEGGPDAPPEVALNVGADHSFTGPSGLVYVAEADWPGAAPDGEARRTHHRIGATEDDARFQSAREMPEAWTLPVLPAGAYDLTLGAVGTGEAPQTVAVDVVATPLGSPVGTLRLDLAERWRAVEGRVRFTLPERAAPVLRFSGGDGAPPVLSTLVLRRL encoded by the coding sequence ATGATCGGCCGCGCGCTCCTGCTCGCCCTGCTGACGGCGGCGTCCGCCAGCGCCCAACGGACCCAGACCTCGCTCAACGACGCCTGGCGCTTCTGGAACGCCGACGCGCCCGGCGCCGAAGCCCCGGCCTTCGACGACGGCGCGTGGGACCGCGTCGACCTCCCGCACACGTGGAACGCCGAGGACGCCTTCGACGACGAGCCCGGCTACCGCCGCGGCGCCGGCTGGTACCGCCGCACCCTCCGCCTCGGCCCTTCGACTTCGCTCAGGGGAGCCGCCGAGGCGGGCACCCCCGGGCGGCGGTTCCTCCATTTCGAGGGCGCGAATCAGGTCGCCGACGTGTGGGTCAACGGCCAGGACGTCGGCGGTCACGTTGGCGGGTACACGGCGTTCGTGCTCGACGTGACCGACGCGCTGCGAGAGGGCGAGAACGTCATCGCGGTCCGCGTCGACAACAGCCACAACCCCGACATCCCGCCGCTCGACGCCGACTTCACGTTCTACGGCGGGATCTACCGCGACGTGTGGCTGATCGAGACCGACCCGGTCCACATCCCCTTTCGCGGCAACGCGACGAACGCATGGTTCGACACGCCCGGCCTCGCGGAGGGCGACACGCGCGTCCGCGCCCGCGCCCGGGTGACGAACAGCGGCGGGATCCCCGTGACGGTCGAGCTCGCCCACCGGCTGATCGACCCCGACGGCGCCGAGGTGACGGCGTGGAGCACGACGCACGAGCTCCGGCCGGGCGGGGCGGTACTCGACGAGGAGTGGAGCGAGCCGGTCGAGGCGCCGCGCCTGTGGTCGCCGGAGACGCCCCACGTCTACCGTGTCGAGACGCGCGTCGAGGTGGACGGGGAGACGCGCGACCTCGTCACGAGCCCGTTCGGGTTCCGCTGGGTGGCGGTCGACGGCGACGGGTTCATGCTCAACGGCGAGCGCCGTCAACTCCACGGCACGAACCGCCACCAGGACGTCGAGGGCGACGGGAACGCGCTCCCCGACGACCTCCACCGCCGCGACGTCCGCCTCGTCAAGGAGACCGGGTTCGACTTCCTCCGCCTCGCGCACTACCCGCAGGACGAGGCCGTGCTCCACGAGACCGACCGCCTCGGGTTGATGGTGTGGGAGGAAATCCCCGTCGTCAACACGATCACGCAGTCGGAGGCCTTTGCGCAGAACGCCGAGCAGCGGCTGCGCGAGATGATCGTCCAGCACTACAACCACCCGTCGGTCGTGATCTGGGGCTACATGAACGAGATCCTCCTCCGGATCCCAAACCCGACGCCGGAGGGCTACGTCGACGACGTCCGCGCCCTCGCGGAGCGGCTGGAGCGGGGCGTCGAAGAGGTCGACCCCACGCGGCTCACGGCGATGGCCGTCTCGTTCAACGAGGCCGAGTACCGGATCGCGGACGTCTCGGACATCTTCGCCTTCAACCTCTACTTCGGCTGGTACCACGACACGTTCGCCGACCTCGGCGTGTTCATGGACAGCCTCCACGCCGCGCACCCCGACGTCCCGCTCATGCTGAGCGAGTACGGCGCCGGCTCCGACGAGCGGGTCCACGCCGACCGGCCCGTCCGGTTCGACTTCTCGACCGAGCACGCCGAGAACTTCCACCACGCCTCGTTCCAGACCGTCCGCGACCGCCCGTGGATGGTGGGCAGCGCCGTCTGGAACCAGTTCGATTTCGGCTCGGCCGGGCGGCAGGACACGAAGGACGGGATCAACCAGAAGGGCCTCCACTTTTTCGACCGGACGCCGAAGGACGTCGCGTTCCTATACCGGGCGATGCTCCTCGACGAGCCCGTGATCCGCGTCGAGCGCGACCACCTCCACCGCGCCGGGCCCCGCCGCCAGTCGGTGCGGGTGTTCACCAACGCGGCCGAACTGGGCCTCTCCCTCGACGGCGGCCCGCCGATGCGGGGCGTCCCCGACGACGGGCTGGCGGTCTTCGAGGTCGAGCTGGCCCCCGGTGCGAACCGGGTCGACGTGATGGGCCTCTGGGGCGACGCGATGCACCACGACACGGCCACGCTCCACTACACCGACACCGGGGCCTTCTTCGAGGGCGGACCGGACGCGCCGCCTGAGGTCGCGCTCAACGTCGGCGCCGACCACAGCTTCACCGGCCCGTCTGGCCTCGTCTACGTCGCTGAGGCCGACTGGCCCGGCGCGGCGCCCGACGGCGAGGCCCGCCGCACCCACCACCGGATCGGGGCGACGGAGGACGACGCGCGCTTCCAGTCGGCTCGCGAGATGCCCGAGGCGTGGACGCTGCCCGTCCTGCCGGCCGGGGCCTACGACCTCACGCTCGGTGCCGTCGGCACGGGCGAGGCACCCCAAACGGTCGCCGTCGACGTCGTGGCCACTCCTCTCGGTTCGCCGGTGGGCACCCTCCGCCTCGACCTCGCCGAGCGCTGGCGGGCCGTCGAGGGACGCGTCCGGTTCACGCTCCCCGAGCGCGCCGCGCCCGTCCTCCGGTTCTCGGGGGGCGACGGCGCCCCGCCCGTCCTCTCCACCCTCGTCCTCCGCCGCCTGTAG
- a CDS encoding formylglycine-generating enzyme family protein, with amino-acid sequence MGRRVVPLLLLALAVAVGGCGSGDASAEAASVEPSREAAPPPADLVIPDGQVWVPGGPTTIGVTAGESGMPHERPAFEAEVAPFLLDRSPVTVARFRTFVDSTGYETQAERFGDGAAMDQSTGQWALIPDAQWRTPFGPNQPPAEADHPVTQIAYTDAEAFCTWAGGRLPTEVEWEHAARGAVDDRSPYAWGDDLNEDGRPNANTWTGSFPGNDTGADGYRGGTNPVGRFGETPLGLTDMGGNVWEWTASWYRPYDQRDAPFTPTATSERVQRGGSYLCHPSYCHGYRVSARSHATPESSFAHVGFRCATDLPEGS; translated from the coding sequence ATGGGCCGGCGTGTTGTCCCCCTTCTCCTCCTCGCGCTGGCGGTCGCCGTCGGCGGGTGCGGGTCGGGCGACGCGTCGGCCGAGGCGGCCTCGGTGGAGCCGTCGAGGGAGGCCGCGCCGCCGCCCGCCGACCTCGTGATCCCCGACGGCCAGGTGTGGGTGCCGGGCGGGCCCACGACGATCGGCGTCACGGCGGGCGAGAGCGGGATGCCGCACGAGCGGCCGGCGTTCGAGGCCGAGGTCGCGCCCTTCCTCCTCGACCGCTCGCCCGTCACCGTCGCCCGCTTCCGCACGTTCGTCGACTCGACCGGCTACGAGACGCAGGCCGAGCGCTTCGGGGACGGCGCCGCCATGGACCAGTCGACCGGCCAGTGGGCGCTCATCCCGGACGCGCAGTGGCGGACGCCGTTCGGCCCCAACCAGCCCCCCGCCGAGGCGGACCACCCCGTCACCCAGATCGCCTACACCGACGCCGAAGCGTTCTGCACGTGGGCAGGCGGCCGGCTCCCGACGGAGGTCGAGTGGGAGCACGCCGCCCGCGGCGCCGTCGACGACCGGAGCCCCTACGCCTGGGGCGACGACCTCAACGAGGACGGGCGCCCGAACGCGAACACGTGGACCGGCTCGTTCCCTGGCAACGACACGGGCGCCGACGGCTACCGGGGCGGCACGAACCCCGTCGGCCGCTTCGGCGAGACGCCGCTCGGGCTGACCGACATGGGCGGCAACGTCTGGGAGTGGACGGCGAGCTGGTACCGCCCCTACGACCAGCGCGACGCGCCCTTCACGCCGACGGCCACGAGCGAGCGCGTCCAGCGCGGCGGCTCGTACCTCTGCCACCCGTCGTACTGCCACGGCTACCGCGTGAGCGCGCGGAGCCACGCGACGCCCGAGTCGTCGTTCGCCCACGTCGGCTTCCGCTGCGCCACCGACCTCCCCGAGGGCTCATGA
- the bglX gene encoding beta-glucosidase BglX, translating into MNRPLPLFALLLAVAASAQPGASPQRAAFYAGYDLDAEAALVEDLLSRMTLDEKLGQLTQYTGQWAVTGPAVPETGEDEIRAGRVGSFLNVYGADYTRRAQEVAVEESRLGIPLLIGYDVVHGFRTVFPVPLAETASWNLDAAEMAARIAAREAAASGINWTFAPMVDIARDGRWGRIVEGAGEDPFLGSRFAEARVRGFQGHTLPGLASDSTVVATAKHFAGYGFAEGGRDYNTTDFSERTLREVVLPPFYAAVEAGAQTLMSAFNEIGGVPATASEHLYGDILRDEWGFDGFVIADYTAVRELMWHGIAADSAEAGRRALSAGVDMSMVDGIYARNLPALVESGDLPMAVVDEAVRRVLRVKRRAGLFEDPYRYSDAEREARTLLADAHRAAARDVARQSVVLLKNDGDVLPLRRDLPTLAVIGALAADSTSAMGSWAGAGRWTETTPILPALRAALPNTDVRYAPGYPVVRGTFLEMVDLALSMDTSGHAEAVRLAAEADAVVLVLGEHRELTGEAASRASTELPGAQLELARRVIEAAGDTPVAVVLTNGRPLALADLDAIAPSILEVWHLGTEMGPAVADVLLGYHNPGGKLPVTFPAATGQEPIYYNRKRTGRPHDVPYASDKYVSRYLDVPVEPLYPFGHGLSYTTFAYAEPTLSATEIGIDGSVEVSVDVTNTGDRAGVEVVQLYVHDEERSTTPPVQELKGFERVELAPGETRTVTFTLAPDDLLFWGMDVPAWTVEPGWFTVMVGGSSLDAMSRTARFELTD; encoded by the coding sequence GTGAACCGACCCCTCCCGCTCTTCGCCCTCCTGCTGGCGGTCGCCGCCAGCGCGCAGCCGGGCGCCAGCCCGCAGCGGGCGGCGTTCTACGCCGGCTACGACCTCGACGCCGAGGCCGCCTTAGTCGAGGACCTCCTCTCGCGGATGACGCTCGACGAAAAGCTCGGCCAGCTCACGCAGTACACCGGCCAGTGGGCCGTGACGGGCCCGGCCGTGCCCGAGACGGGCGAGGACGAGATCCGCGCCGGCCGCGTCGGCTCGTTCCTCAACGTCTACGGGGCCGACTACACGCGCCGCGCGCAGGAGGTGGCCGTCGAAGAGAGCCGCCTCGGCATCCCGCTCCTGATCGGCTACGACGTGGTCCACGGCTTCCGGACGGTCTTCCCGGTCCCGCTCGCCGAGACGGCCTCGTGGAACCTCGACGCCGCCGAAATGGCCGCGCGGATCGCCGCGCGCGAGGCCGCGGCGTCGGGCATCAACTGGACGTTCGCGCCGATGGTCGACATCGCCCGCGACGGGCGGTGGGGGCGGATCGTCGAAGGCGCGGGCGAAGACCCGTTCTTGGGGAGCCGCTTCGCCGAGGCGCGCGTCCGCGGCTTCCAGGGCCACACCCTCCCCGGCCTCGCGTCGGACTCGACGGTCGTCGCCACGGCCAAGCACTTCGCGGGTTACGGCTTCGCCGAGGGCGGCCGGGACTACAACACGACGGACTTCTCAGAGCGGACGCTCCGCGAGGTCGTCCTCCCGCCGTTCTACGCCGCCGTCGAGGCCGGCGCGCAGACGCTGATGTCGGCGTTCAACGAGATCGGCGGCGTCCCGGCGACGGCCAGCGAGCACCTCTACGGCGACATCCTCCGCGACGAGTGGGGCTTCGACGGGTTCGTCATCGCCGACTACACGGCCGTCCGCGAGCTGATGTGGCACGGGATCGCGGCCGACAGCGCCGAGGCCGGCCGTCGCGCGCTCTCGGCCGGCGTCGACATGAGCATGGTCGACGGGATCTACGCCCGGAACCTCCCGGCGCTCGTCGAGAGCGGCGACCTGCCGATGGCGGTCGTCGACGAGGCCGTCCGCCGCGTGCTGCGCGTCAAGCGCCGGGCGGGGCTGTTCGAGGACCCGTACCGCTACTCCGACGCCGAGCGCGAGGCCCGAACGCTCCTCGCCGACGCCCACCGCGCCGCGGCCCGCGACGTGGCCCGCCAGTCGGTCGTCCTCCTGAAAAACGACGGCGACGTGCTGCCCCTCCGCCGCGACCTCCCCACGCTCGCCGTCATCGGCGCGCTCGCGGCCGACTCGACCTCGGCGATGGGCTCGTGGGCCGGCGCCGGCCGCTGGACCGAGACGACGCCGATCCTCCCGGCCCTCCGCGCGGCGCTCCCCAACACCGACGTCCGCTACGCCCCCGGCTACCCCGTCGTCCGCGGCACCTTCCTCGAGATGGTCGACCTCGCGCTGTCGATGGACACGTCCGGCCACGCCGAGGCGGTCCGCCTCGCGGCCGAGGCGGACGCGGTCGTCCTCGTCCTCGGCGAGCACCGCGAGCTGACGGGCGAGGCCGCCAGCCGGGCCAGCACGGAGCTGCCGGGCGCGCAGCTGGAGCTGGCGCGGCGCGTGATCGAGGCCGCCGGCGACACGCCCGTCGCGGTCGTCCTCACGAACGGCCGTCCCCTCGCTCTCGCCGACCTCGACGCGATCGCCCCGTCGATCCTGGAAGTGTGGCATCTCGGGACCGAGATGGGCCCGGCCGTCGCCGACGTGCTCCTCGGCTATCACAACCCGGGCGGCAAGCTGCCGGTCACGTTCCCGGCCGCGACCGGGCAGGAGCCGATCTACTACAACCGAAAGCGGACCGGCCGGCCGCACGACGTGCCGTACGCCTCCGACAAGTACGTTTCGCGCTACCTCGACGTCCCGGTCGAGCCGCTCTACCCGTTCGGCCACGGCCTGAGCTACACGACGTTCGCCTACGCCGAGCCGACGCTGAGCGCGACGGAGATCGGCATCGACGGCTCGGTCGAGGTCTCGGTCGACGTGACGAACACGGGCGACCGGGCCGGGGTCGAGGTCGTCCAGCTCTACGTCCACGACGAGGAGCGGAGCACGACGCCGCCGGTCCAGGAGCTCAAGGGCTTCGAGCGGGTCGAGCTGGCGCCGGGGGAGACGCGGACGGTCACGTTCACGCTCGCGCCGGACGACCTCCTGTTCTGGGGAATGGACGTCCCGGCCTGGACGGTCGAGCCCGGGTGGTTCACCGTCATGGTCGGCGGCTCGTCCCTCGACGCGATGAGCCGTACCGCGCGCTTCGAACTCACCGACTAG
- a CDS encoding sulfatase family protein, with protein MSTPSDTLREWGEALKRALQGLLGRGDEPQPVPVRVKMLAFVLLAASADAQPRNVVFILSDDHRYDFFSAHPNAPAFLRTPNMDRMATEGAHLANAFVTTSLCSPSRGSILTGRYAHNHGIVDNTSPIPEGTRFFPQDLQAGGYRTAYVGKWHMGEVDDAPQPGFDRWVSFRGQGAYTDPLLNIDGAQVQHEGYTTDLLTDYAVEFLEAQDGSEPFFLELSHKAVHAEFSPAPRHRGTYADVTIPYPETMWPTERNVLGKPHWVRAQRGSWHGVDFMFHGDLGPGQSGFDNFYRRYTETLLALDESVGRVLETLERLGLAENTLVVYMGDNGFLLGEHGLIDKRNAYEESIRVPMLAWAPGWIEPGTRVEALVRNIDVAPTFLELAGTSTSIDMDGTSFLDLLPGGAEAGGAGREFLYEYYWEYAFPHTPTTFALRGDRYKFIYYHGVWDTEELYDIAADPEERVNLVEALPEVAADMRSRLFDRLSEDDAMRVPMRRGNWNADERLLYD; from the coding sequence ATGTCCACCCCGTCCGACACGCTCCGCGAGTGGGGGGAGGCCCTCAAGCGCGCCCTCCAGGGCCTCCTCGGCCGGGGCGATGAGCCGCAGCCGGTCCCGGTCCGGGTGAAGATGCTCGCGTTCGTGCTGCTGGCGGCGTCCGCCGATGCGCAGCCGCGGAACGTGGTGTTCATCCTCTCGGACGACCACCGCTACGACTTCTTCAGCGCGCACCCCAACGCGCCGGCGTTCCTCCGGACGCCGAACATGGACCGGATGGCGACCGAGGGCGCCCACCTCGCCAACGCGTTCGTCACGACGAGCCTCTGCTCGCCGAGCCGCGGCTCGATCCTGACCGGCCGCTACGCCCACAACCACGGGATCGTCGACAACACGAGCCCGATCCCCGAGGGCACGCGGTTCTTCCCGCAGGACCTCCAGGCGGGCGGCTACCGGACGGCCTACGTCGGCAAGTGGCACATGGGCGAGGTCGACGACGCGCCGCAGCCGGGCTTCGACCGGTGGGTCTCGTTCCGCGGGCAGGGCGCCTACACGGACCCGCTCCTCAACATCGACGGCGCCCAGGTCCAGCACGAGGGGTACACGACGGACCTCCTGACGGACTACGCCGTCGAGTTCCTCGAGGCGCAGGACGGGTCGGAGCCGTTCTTCCTCGAGCTCTCCCACAAGGCCGTCCATGCCGAGTTCAGCCCGGCGCCGCGCCACCGTGGGACCTACGCCGACGTGACGATCCCGTACCCCGAGACGATGTGGCCGACCGAGCGGAACGTCCTCGGCAAGCCCCACTGGGTGCGGGCCCAGCGCGGGAGCTGGCACGGCGTCGACTTCATGTTCCACGGCGACCTTGGGCCGGGCCAGAGCGGGTTCGACAACTTCTACCGCCGCTACACCGAGACCCTCCTGGCGCTGGACGAGAGCGTGGGCCGCGTGCTGGAGACGCTCGAACGGCTCGGCCTGGCGGAGAACACGCTGGTCGTCTACATGGGCGACAACGGGTTCCTCCTCGGCGAGCACGGGCTGATCGACAAGCGGAACGCGTACGAAGAGTCGATCCGGGTCCCGATGCTGGCCTGGGCCCCGGGCTGGATCGAGCCGGGCACGCGCGTCGAGGCGCTCGTCCGCAACATCGACGTCGCGCCGACCTTCCTGGAGCTGGCGGGCACCTCGACCTCGATCGACATGGACGGGACGTCGTTCCTCGACCTCCTCCCGGGCGGCGCCGAGGCGGGCGGGGCCGGCCGCGAGTTCCTCTACGAGTACTACTGGGAGTACGCCTTCCCCCACACGCCGACGACGTTCGCGCTGCGGGGCGACCGGTACAAGTTCATCTACTACCACGGCGTCTGGGACACCGAGGAGCTCTACGACATCGCGGCCGACCCGGAGGAGCGGGTCAACCTCGTGGAGGCCCTCCCGGAGGTCGCCGCCGACATGCGGAGCCGGCTCTTCGACCGTCTCAGCGAGGACGACGCGATGCGGGTCCCGATGCGCCGCGGCAACTGGAACGCCGACGAGCGGCTGCTCTACGACTGA